The genomic DNA tcaataaataaaaaatttaccataaaaaatcatataacctTAATGTACaaatacaaatattcaattattatttttattaaaaaattcaataatttgtcatgcttaaaaattatattttacctatatatatattataatatttaaattctcaaagctagtaaatgtttttcctattttcaaaagaggaaataaaaaaaaatcaaatttcattctaattttcaacgAGTATCATATCCTGTAAAATTCATAACTTGTTTATTAGTAAATGTCGTGGAAGGTTTGATCaattcaatttggaagaataACTTGTTGCatagaagtggatgatgaataaGTCTCTaactttgtaaaaaaaataagcatCGAACTTGAAGAATGAGATAAGAGAGTAAAATAGtatatttaggttattttatattatcaaatttaattactgtcttaataattttttatttcatctcaaccttcttaacatttatccaaacatagagaaataaaggaaaaaatgaatgagatgtctattcccgCTCCCCATTCCCGTCTATCAAACACCTAAAAGAAGATTATTAGATACCACCTTgtacaaaattataataataattcattaGTATACTGAAAAGATGAAAGGTAATGCTATATTTCCATGCGAAGGTAAAACAATCAATCGGATATATTTTCTACAATTTTCACCTTTAGACTGCTCTCATAAGTCATAACCAAATTTTATCATTCTCAATGGAGGATAACTTCTCACATTCAACACTGAGGAAACTATTCACATGGTTGGAGGCTTCGAAAGCTCCAAAATCGATTCACGTTGTGGCCCATCCATCTAGCATTCCGATGGCCCCAAGCATTTCTTTCACACAGAAACGTTGTGTCTCAGGGTCTGTCCTGTCAATATGCGAAGATGAAACctcttttcaaaattccaagccAAATCTACATATGCACTGAACAGGGGTGGTACAAATGTCAGCATGAAGGAGCTTTCATGGTATAATGGGTGCGGTTGTGTTACAAAAGACTGAATAATCATCCAACCAACCAATTAAGTGCTCCTTGTATAAGAGCAGATGTGGGAATTTATTCGAATTCGAGTTAATTAATGAATTTGGACCATGGGCTATCACCTTGGATTCTTAGAATGTGTCGGCTAACTCTCAAGTCTCTTACAAGTTTTATTGTAAATTGGGTGGTCCATGCCTCGAGGCTCGCGGGAGCCAATGGATTATGCCATGTTGGGATAGGAATAGTGAGAATTTAAGATTGGTTTAATAGTTATGTTAGAATCGTTCAATATGAATATGATTCATTTATTGTACGAATGATATGATACAATTCGTATAGTtggtttaataataataaaatgtatatgaattgatatgaataatctttttaattttatttaatatttttaagatttcaaaagttataaaatatataggtaaaatatatatatgtttgttgAATCATGTTTATATCCCACTTTgatctttaaattaaaaacatcctCATTAGTTATTTAagtttcataaattatattttgttctaCATTTTGTAGGTTGGGTGACCAATTAACATACTAATTAAATGAGTTGTTGAGCATGATGTAGtattaatgttaaaaaattaactaaagtcaAATGCACTTGGACCATTTGATTGGGAAATTAATTCCACTCTTTTGAAGACATTTTTAAGCTCCACCTTGTTGAAGACACTTTGTTTTAATAATGGAATCAACCCATTATTGTTGTGGGAAGCTTGCCTGCCGAATAACTTCAAGAACAATCCAATGAGGAGATTTTATGGATATGAGAGTAAAAATGTAAGTTTTCATACCATTTGGATctatttcacttttatttttcatttttgattttcattaaaattgtGGTTTGAATGTAGAGCAATGATGACTATCGGTTATTTACATGAATAAACAATGTCGTGATAGAACTACATGATATTCCCAAAATATACCACAATATAATTATactaattaatatcatattttctcCTTGATGTCTATGAACATGTTAATAACTCATATCCAAAAGTAATCTTTGATGttacaaaatattcattctcatCTTACTTATGTTTTCTACCCTTTCTTGCCTTGTAGGTATGCTTATGATCTGTccaaaaaagttgtttttgatATTGGGTTAGTGGTTGATAGTTGGTTTTAGACTGTTTCTAATCTTGGGTTAGTGGTTGATTGTTGGTTTTATAAGTTGCCTGAGGTTTAAGTGTTGTTGCCCTTATTATTTACATAACACATATTAGTATGCTAAGTCAATAAGAATTTGAAGTAAATGTTTAGTGGCTATGAGGAGTTTGTACCGATAAAAGTGTtggtttaaaatttaacttatgacaaaacaaaacaaaacataattaaTTAAGTGTTTGTTTGGatactcttattattattatttttaaatataaaatagtagtaacttttatataaaatcacTAACTTTTAAACATTGAAGTataataggattttttttttttaatttgatttaaaaatttcaaaagtgatttttaaaaatataggttaaatacatatttttttgaataagatGTTCTAcctttcatataaattttattgatattttatatttttaaaaaataaaaaaatgtatccaaatagaaaataaggtgAATAACCTAAATTTGAAATAAGAGGAAAACAAAACATTGGAGAaatgtaatatatatttatattatatttaattaagtaGGTGTGTAGAGAGTTTAATAGGACCTTTTTAAACTGTCTGAAAGTAACCATTCAACtgtaataaataaacaaataaaagaaataaataaagaaaaagggaaggaGGATCTTATAAAGTGGATAAATGTTGACTTCCTTTGCTTTTATTCACCCTGGGCTTGTGACTCCTTCCTCGTTCTCCAAATTAAAGGCAAATTCTATCTCCAATCTTTGCTTTTCTTTACAAAGCAAAACCACCAAAACCGGTGTGCTCTTAATGGCCATAGCAACGTAAGAGCAAAAAGTTTGCCAGCCCATGTCTATAGAAGTGTGCCTGAACTGTCTTCATGAGAAAGAAAGTAAAGCTGCAGACAGGATCTCCCAGTGTTGCCAATCTTTATGTTGTTATTCATATACTAGTTACTTAGAGTCtctttggttgctgttttttaaaactgttcggaaaaatagttttttaagaacaattttttttgtattttcagaaaaaaaaaaattatgtttgggaactgaatctggaaaacaattttgttcttaaaaaaaaaaaatatgtttagttgagttaataaaaagttttttagaataagtaaaacaaaaaacatgtttaaaagttttttttttaattaataaagtgttttattccattaacttgatattataaatatataaataattttcatatgcataattcatttaaattaaaaatatattttattttgaaatgtttacactagttataattttcttaaacatatGATGACTTTGTCACCatatgtaagtatattaatttcaataactTAAGAAATAAGAAAGGGTTTACGGGTGGTTGGGTGGAATTCACTTTcgtgaaaacacaaaaaataattaagaaaatacaaaaagaagaaagagaaaatacgagaaaacattttattatttaaacagTGAAAAAATAacgaaaacatttttttattgttctcataaaagtggtttttaataatacaaaaaacaaaaacacaccccATTctcaaaacaagttttttatgaAAACAGGAACAAAACAAACCCTTAATATGGTTTCTAGattgtttttctctttgtaaATGAAAGTTGTTCTTAAGCTATCTGCTATCGACCACCTCACTTAGCCCCAAGGCCCCAACTTTGTATGTTCAAGTTAGTGAAGTTAGTTCACAACCAACAAAAACGGAGAGCTAATTCAAtagcttgattttattttggtcGAATTATAGTCTTCTTTGGGTTCATGGTGGGTGAGCCCGGCCCAGATCCTTCACTGCTGGGCCTTTACACAACTCGTTATATTACGATGGGCCCAGGGATGAAATGACAACAAATTAGTGAAATCGTTTTATTTATACCATTACCAAATAAACGGATACatttttgctaatttttttaaaattttccatgttataaaatataatttggtAATTTATTAAATCTAAATAAGCCAAGGGGTTAGTGGGTAAATTAAAGCAACaatagattattttaaaaaagataagttGGTATGAAAGGAATCACAGCCTTTCACACGTATGCTAATATCTATCCGGAACCAGAATGATCCCTGCCATCACCAATGACGTCAGACTTCTTGGCCCAGAATCAATGAAGAGAACATCCGCTCTAGTCTCTTCCTCGCCTCATGTTACAAGATTTTGTACGCAGACATTTAACTTAATTGTCATTATGTGATGGGACATATCAAATTTGGAGCAAATTCGTTTTAATTTTAGATTAGTATATGCTTTCCATAAGGGTTTGATCAAATTCAAACCCAGTCTAGATCCTAAAAGGATGGTTTCTCTTCTGATGGTAACCGGAACTCCGCACCAGATAAAATCTCAAATTaggaatttgtttttcttttggtaaTATAGAAAACCACTTTTCTAATCCGTTTACCAGAGAAGCTGTCGTGGCGTCTGAAGAGTCAGCGGCGATGAACGGTGGGATGTGGGCCACGTGTACGCTTCGTATTCCCAGATAATTACCATAAATCGACGATTTAAAGCACTATAAATATTAGACCAATCCTATAAGCCGGACCAACAAACCCAACACTGGTGTTGCAGATACATTCATCGATCGGTCAATCCATGGCGGAGAAGCATTTTAAATACGTGATCCTCGGCGGTGGCGTTTCTGCTGTAACTTTTCTTCTCCCTATTTCatttcatatgattttttttttcttttgggaatttagtctattttttttctctgattTGTTGATATATTTGTGAAGTGATTTGGCTAAATTTTTTCAGAAATTCGTATCCGATCCTTGTTTTATGTTTGTAGATCTGAATTTTTGACTATTTTATTCGCGATAGATTCTGTTTAATTTCGTTCTGTAATGTTGAGTGTAGTACAAAAGCTGCAACCGGGACTGATTATAGAACAATCAGCTCCTCTTCTTGGTAGGATCAGTGATAGGGAGAATTTAAAGGTGTATTGGTCTGTAATTAActgttcaaaattttctaatgtGAAACAGTAAAGTCATGGTCTGGTTCTGTAGGTATGTATTTCGTTGCTAAGGCAAGAAAATAAGATAGTAGCGAAATTGAATcgctatttttttattttttattttcagttgATTGGTTCTTGATATTATGAAACGCCAAAATTGAACTTGATGAAGTTTCTGcagtttttttacttaatttgagTCTTTAGTTTTCTGAAAATCCTAAAACTTCAAATTGCTTCATTGGTTGCTTTACCTAAGCAACTTATGCCAATTAGTGCGGGATAAGCTTTCACTATTATGCGTGTGTTCCTGATGACAATGTTCGGGTGCATTCTTCAGTGTTTGCATAAAATGTCATAACTATGAAAGCTAAGATGGTTTCAGTAGCAGCACCTCTAATGAAGTTGCAAATTGCCATGCTTGTCcctctttcatttttcctccaACTGCTTATGTACATCAGCTACATCTCATACAGATTTCTTTAGCAAAGTTTCTATCAGTATTCCTTTCAAAATATCGTGGAAACATTCATTATCAAAAAGGAACCAGCCTTGTCTATTCTATGTGTTATATCATGTGCAGTATAAATgccacattttttttgttatcttgaCTAAAATGTTTGTTTATGTGCTTTCAGGGATATGCAGCTAGGGAGTTTGCCAAGCAAGGGGTTAAGCCAGGGGAACTGGCAATTATTTCCAAAGAGGCGGTATGCATTTTTGTACATCTTTATATtcttatgattttgatttttgaattaaCATTTGATGATTGCTTTATgggttattttgtttttgatcaTTCAATGCATTGCTTCATGTAGAACAACTTCACTTGCTAAGTGTTAACCATTAAACACTTTTTCTTGGAGTTGTTGTAGCATGGTATGGCCAAACATTTGGTCCTCAGATACAATTCTACCAGTCATTTTGAAATGAGTTTCCAGATTTTTATTGCCATTTGAGACACTTTCTGCTATACATTAATCTTCAAGATAGCTAAGGTGTGGATAAAACCTGAATGATGACAAAATCAAAACCTTTTGTTAAAAACAGCAAGAAAATGATGTTTCTCaagaaacaaacaatcaatGATCTAATGAGAAAGAAGAACAAAAGATGAAGAGCATCAACACAGGATTTATGTCATTCAGCTTGTTCAAGCCTACATCCACGGGAACAATAGAAGAACCAATCCACTAGAGAGAAAAACGGAGAGAAAAATTACAGCACAACTCCGTACTCAGCCCTTTCAGCACATAGCCCTCTTTACAACCTCTCTTTTTTGCTTAAAACAGAGCACTAGAAAACCTAGCTGTGAAACCGTGTTTTATACACTTGCATCACACTGAATAAAAACCTTACATAACAACCTTCCAGCTGGAAACTAAACAAGGAATATTATTCAGAGAGGGCTGCCACACACACACCAAAACTATCTCACGTGCTGGGCATGTATATTTTTGTGCCACATCACAACACCtttaatgttatattttaaaataattttgattgatgAAATTGCTTGGATTAATGCTGGGAGTCCTTTATGTGATCGCTCTCTTTATATCATACATTTATTCTAAAATCCACCTGTTTTAGGTTTTGGTTGCACTGTATCTTGGTGCTCCATAGATTATTAGTTTCCTTTATTTTCGCTACTGACTTGTGTGCACTTCCAGGTTGCTCCTTATGAACGTCCTGCGCTTAGCAAAGCCTACCTATTTCCTGAGGGTAAGTTATGTGATTTGTGCGCATGAACTCCAGAAATTTAAATTCTAACCTACATTTGTACTTCTGGATTTGATAAGTAACTTGCTACATTGCAGCACCCCGATGAGAATTAATATGACTTATGTACCATGAATCTGAGGAATGTAAACCTAGGCTACAGTTTGAACCTCTGGCAAATAAACTCATTTCATTCTGGCACTGCAAAAGAAGTTAACTTGTTTGTGGTATGATCAAAGCTAATAAAACTAAGTTCCTGTGCAAAGAGGGTAGTTTTACCATAGTTATATCTTATGACCGTCTTATTTGTGGATCTTTAGTATcttgatgtatttattttgagtattttgtaaaaaaacactttcatttcttttgagaAAGACTGATATTAGATCGAGGATGTTTTGTGTGTTTCCATGGACCTTGCAATATTTCTTTAACATATTAATTTGTCAGTTTTCTATAAGCATATGTTTTATTAGCTTGAATGCTATTATGTATCACTGCATCTAGCTTTATCCATTCacttggtttattttatttcctagCTTCTCCAATATAGTTGACATTAAGAGGGCATGACTTTTGCAGGAGCTGCAAGACTTCCTGGATTTCATGTTTGTGTTGGAAGCGGAGGAGAGAGACTTCTTCCTGAGTGGTATAAAGAGAAAGGTAATACTTTTTTGCATATTTTGCTGAATTCTATTTATTAGATATATTTGGATTGTTTGAAACAAAATCAATCTCTTTTAGTAACATATGAATGTGTTTGCACAAAACTCACCAAATTACAGAATTGCCTTAATAGCACTTTTTCACTAACCACCTATCTTTGGATTGCAGGTATAGAATTGATCCTTAGTACAGAAATAGTGAAAGCAGATCTTGCATCCAAAACTCTGATAAGTGCAGCTGGAGAAACCTTTAAGTATCACATCTTGATTATTGCAACTGGTTCAACGGTaaatatcatatctttaattcccccaaaaagaaagaacacaTATATAAATAGAAGTATCCAGTTctacttatcaaaaataaaataaaaatagaagtatCCAGTTCTAGCACATCAAATTATTGTGTGTTATAATTGCAGGTCATAAGGTTAACTGACTTTCGTGTAGAAGGAGCTGATGCAAAAAATATCTTATACTTGAGAGAAATCGATGATGCTGACAAGCTTATAGATGTAATAAAGGCCAAAAAGAATGGAAAGGCTGTGATTGTTGGAGGGGGGTACATTGGTCTCGAGCTTAGTGCAGTGATGAAAATCAACAACTTAGATGTTTGCATGGTTTATCCAGAACCATGGTGCAGTAAGTATAGAATTACCAATGAACTGAGCCTGTATTCTGGTTCTGACTGCTAGATTCTTTGTTTGTCCTTAAAGATTTAAGGGTTCCAACTAATGTTGCTTAAAGTTAACATAGGAAAACTCAGAAATTTTTGTTGGATTCAGTCAGTACTTAGTAGATCCATGCAGGAACAGAACCACCATAGGCTCAGGGGGGGCACATGCCctccctcaaattttaaaataaaatttttcctttgttgatttaggaattttagaaagttaaaaaaatagaaatgcaAGTTTGCCCCCTCTAAAAATAATCTTGtgtgtgaaaaagaaaatagatagaataaaaaattataagcaTGAATATTgaatagattttataaaatatttgtttgtttgtatttttaattttatttaatgttaataaaattaaatttatttaactactaatatatgcaaaataaatctaaaaaaatttattttttatatttttgtatttgatattttattaaatgtttttttttttgttgtgccTTTTAGGTTTTAATTTAGTAGTTGTTAATTCATGAATATGCACAcaattattcatatatatgttatttaattgttgatgaaatttaattttgtttaaatatttgatattttattaaatatcttttttattggtagcttatttttaatttaattttaatatttttaaaaatgtttagatttttaggtttaatcaaacatttattaatttagagtTGACTACCTAAGTTTTAATAATGACACTATACTTACATCatatataacttttaaataaaaattttatcattactaagtgatttatatttaattatttaaaaaaattcaaaaaatttattagtaagtttattaaattttttagtaaatttattaaattttttctaaaagttctctagcaaaatatttctaaaattttggccaaatttcttattatctttttaaaaaaaattcactaatggtattggaatttttttgatgaacttttaataaaatctaagACTTTCCTATCaatgtttttagtctttttgttatttaatttatcatattataaagaaatatttggttaaaggGATGGAATAATCCCCAAATTGTGAATTTAGCCCCTCCtatgtttttacttgaaaaataactcatttttgacataaatgtcattttatcatttcaagtatttacatgtagatttaaaaaaaaaacgttatTCCTACAAGAAAATGGCAaggtatttttgttaaaatgagacaaaaaaaaggacaaagggttaaattcaaaaaatgggttttcactaacccttttaatcaaataaccctattataaattcttcttttcttttataactaatattaataattacttattttattgaatgataCCAATGCTACCAtttctaaaatatgaaaatttatttatatttattataatacacaaatattttattttgccCCCCCTCACAAAAAATTTTTGGTTCCACCACTGGATTCATGGTTCCCTTACCTAGGTCATGTTCTTGCAGTGCCTCGGCTTTTCACTGCTGGTATAGCTGCTTTTTATGAGGGTTATTATGCTAATAAAGGAATCAAAATTATCAAGGGAACAGTAGCAGTTGGGTTTACCTCTGATGCAAATGGAGAGGTAATTTCTTGGACATCTGATATgttaattttagtatttatttggGAGCAAAAGCCTTTTATGTAGCAATTTGAGTCTTATCATTCAGGTAAAGGAAGTGAAACTTAAGGATGGTAGGGTGCTGGAAGCTGACATTGTTGTTGTTGGTGTTGGTGGAAGACCCCTTACAACATTATTCAAAGGACAGGTGGAAGAGGAGAAAGGTGGAATTAAGGTTAGTAGACATATGCATCAGATAGAGCCTCCTGTTTTTCTtctaagtattttattattggTCCTTCTTTGTAGAATCtctattttaatatatt from Vitis riparia cultivar Riparia Gloire de Montpellier isolate 1030 chromosome 8, EGFV_Vit.rip_1.0, whole genome shotgun sequence includes the following:
- the LOC117920351 gene encoding monodehydroascorbate reductase — its product is MAEKHFKYVILGGGVSAGYAAREFAKQGVKPGELAIISKEAVAPYERPALSKAYLFPEGAARLPGFHVCVGSGGERLLPEWYKEKGIELILSTEIVKADLASKTLISAAGETFKYHILIIATGSTVIRLTDFRVEGADAKNILYLREIDDADKLIDVIKAKKNGKAVIVGGGYIGLELSAVMKINNLDVCMVYPEPWCMPRLFTAGIAAFYEGYYANKGIKIIKGTVAVGFTSDANGEVKEVKLKDGRVLEADIVVVGVGGRPLTTLFKGQVEEEKGGIKTDEFFKTSVPDVYAVGDVATFPLKLYNEIRRVEHVDHARKSAEQAVKAIKASEEGKSVEEYDYLPYFYSRAFDLSWQFYGDNVGETVLFGDNNPASPKAKFGTYWIKDGKVVGAFLEGGTPEENTAIAKVARLQPAVENLDQLTNEGLTFACKI